The following are encoded together in the Gemmatimonadales bacterium genome:
- a CDS encoding MarR family transcriptional regulator — translation MGARPAGAQVRHARSVLNSLRRTVRAFRAAAQAAEAGLGISGAQHFVLERLADAPALSLNDLATRTLTHKSSVSVVVSRLVERGLVRRHRSAADGRSIVLTLTPAGRRALARAPESAQHRMVTALRRFPPGQLARFARLFERFTAELGVATLEPLMLFEEERAERSGGRLRRAGRDRNAARHSGRGRGTRRTKSTHERRS, via the coding sequence ATGGGAGCCCGCCCGGCCGGGGCGCAGGTCCGGCATGCCCGCTCCGTCCTGAACTCGCTGCGCCGCACGGTGCGCGCGTTCCGCGCCGCCGCGCAGGCGGCGGAGGCCGGGCTGGGCATCAGCGGGGCGCAGCACTTCGTGCTCGAGCGGCTGGCGGACGCGCCGGCCCTGTCGCTCAACGACCTGGCCACGCGCACCCTGACCCACAAGAGCTCGGTGTCGGTGGTCGTGAGCCGGCTGGTGGAGCGGGGGCTGGTGCGTCGGCACCGGTCGGCGGCCGACGGGCGCAGCATCGTCCTGACGCTCACGCCGGCGGGCCGGCGGGCCCTGGCGCGGGCGCCGGAGTCCGCGCAGCACCGGATGGTGACGGCCCTGCGGCGGTTCCCTCCCGGCCAGCTTGCCCGCTTCGCGCGCCTGTTCGAGCGGTTCACCGCCGAGCTCGGGGTGGCGACGCTGGAGCCGCTGATGCTGTTCGAGGAGGAGCGGGCGGAGCGCTCCGGCGGGCGGCTCCGGCGCGCGGGGCGGGACCGGAACGCCGCACGGCACTCCGGTCGCGGGCGGGGTACAAGGAGGACCAAGTCCACCCACGAGCGGAGGTCGTAG
- the kdpC gene encoding potassium-transporting ATPase subunit KdpC: MLKNQLRPAIVVTLALMVITGLVYPGAVTAISQLLFPRQANGSLVTVDGHVVGSLLIGQTFASARYFHARPSAAGSGYDDTLSGGTNLGPTSAKLADTLIVQAVDSAVKLDHVVKGQIPSDLVTSSASGLDPHISPASAQLQVPRVARARGLTEAQVRALVDRHTEGRMLGVFGEPRVNVLWLNLALDSLGGTSSPH; encoded by the coding sequence ATGCTCAAGAACCAGCTCCGGCCCGCGATCGTGGTCACCCTGGCGCTGATGGTGATCACGGGGCTCGTCTACCCCGGCGCCGTCACCGCGATCTCCCAGCTCCTGTTCCCGCGCCAGGCCAACGGCTCGCTGGTCACGGTGGACGGGCACGTGGTGGGGAGCCTCCTGATCGGGCAGACGTTCGCGAGCGCCCGCTACTTCCACGCGCGGCCTTCGGCGGCCGGCAGCGGCTACGACGACACCCTGTCGGGCGGCACCAACCTGGGGCCCACGAGCGCGAAGCTGGCCGACACGCTGATCGTGCAGGCCGTGGACAGCGCCGTGAAGCTGGACCACGTGGTGAAGGGGCAGATCCCGTCCGACCTCGTCACCTCGTCGGCCTCGGGGCTCGATCCGCACATCTCGCCGGCCAGCGCCCAGCTGCAGGTGCCGCGCGTGGCCCGCGCGCGCGGGCTGACGGAGGCGCAGGTGCGCGCGCTGGTGGACCGGCACACGGAAGGCCGTATGCTCGGCGTCTTCGGCGAGCCCCGCGTCAACGTCCTGTGGCTCAACCTGGCCCTCGACAGCCTCGGCGGAACGTCGTCACCCCACTGA
- the kdpB gene encoding potassium-transporting ATPase subunit KdpB: MATVKRPLFDPPIVRRAVRDAFAKLDPRHMVRNPVMFVVLVGSVLTTLVLIRDLAEGRGGIGFTLQIALWLWFTVVFANFAEAMAEGRGKAQADTLRRSRSQTLAKKLSDPRDRTKVLSVWAGELRRGDVVLCQPGDLIPGDGEVIEGVASVDESAITGESAPVIRESGGDRSAVTGGTKVLSDWLVVRITANPGETFLDRMIGLVEGAKRQKTPNEIALIILLSGLTIVFLLAVVTLQPFAIYSGGAVTIPILVALLVCLIPTTIGGLLSAIGIAGMDRMIQHNVIAMSGRAVEAAGDVDTLLLDKTGTITLGNRQAVAFIPADGVAGEALADAAQLASLADETPEGRSIVVLAKTGFGLRERDITGLGASFIPFSAQTRVSGVNVDGRRIRKGASDAIEAFVSEQGGATPPGIRASVEAIAREGGTPLVVAEGARALGVIHLKDIVKGGIKERFAELRRMGIKTVMITGDNPLTAAAVAAEAGVDDFLAQAKPEDKMALIKREQAGGRLVAMTGDGTNDAPALAQADVAVAMNTGTQAAKEAGNLIDLDSNPTKLIEVVEIGKQLLITRGALTTFSIANDVAKYFAIIPAMFLATYPALQALNVMRLHSAQSAILSAVVFNALIIIALIPLALRGVRWRPAPAADILRRNLWIYGVGGILIPFAGIKALDVLLTLLHLA; the protein is encoded by the coding sequence TGGTCCTGATCCGCGACCTCGCGGAGGGGCGTGGCGGGATCGGCTTCACGCTCCAGATCGCGCTGTGGCTGTGGTTCACGGTGGTGTTCGCGAACTTCGCCGAGGCGATGGCCGAGGGACGCGGCAAGGCCCAGGCCGACACGCTCCGCCGGTCGCGCAGCCAGACGCTCGCCAAGAAGCTGAGCGACCCCCGGGACCGCACCAAGGTCCTGAGCGTGTGGGCCGGTGAGCTCAGGCGCGGCGACGTGGTGCTGTGCCAGCCGGGTGACCTGATCCCGGGCGACGGCGAGGTGATCGAAGGCGTGGCCTCGGTGGACGAGTCGGCCATCACCGGCGAGTCGGCGCCCGTGATCCGCGAGTCGGGCGGGGACCGCTCGGCCGTCACCGGCGGCACCAAGGTCCTGTCGGACTGGCTCGTCGTGCGCATCACGGCCAACCCCGGCGAGACGTTCCTCGACCGCATGATCGGGCTGGTGGAGGGCGCGAAGCGGCAGAAGACGCCCAACGAGATCGCGCTGATCATCCTGCTGTCGGGCCTCACGATCGTCTTCCTCCTGGCCGTGGTGACGCTGCAGCCGTTCGCCATCTACTCGGGTGGCGCGGTGACCATCCCGATCCTGGTCGCGCTCCTGGTCTGCCTCATCCCGACCACGATCGGCGGGCTGCTCTCCGCCATCGGCATCGCCGGGATGGACCGGATGATCCAGCACAACGTGATCGCGATGAGCGGCCGCGCGGTCGAGGCGGCGGGCGACGTGGACACGCTGCTCCTGGACAAGACGGGCACGATCACCCTGGGCAACCGCCAGGCGGTGGCCTTCATCCCCGCCGACGGCGTCGCGGGCGAGGCGCTGGCCGACGCCGCACAGCTGGCCTCGCTGGCGGACGAGACGCCGGAAGGCCGCAGCATCGTGGTGCTCGCCAAGACCGGCTTCGGCCTGCGGGAGCGCGACATCACCGGTCTCGGGGCCAGCTTCATCCCGTTCAGCGCCCAGACCCGCGTCAGCGGGGTCAACGTCGACGGGCGGCGGATCCGCAAGGGCGCCTCCGACGCCATCGAGGCGTTCGTGAGCGAGCAGGGCGGCGCGACGCCGCCGGGGATCCGCGCCTCCGTCGAGGCGATCGCCCGCGAGGGCGGCACCCCGCTGGTGGTGGCCGAAGGCGCCCGCGCCCTGGGCGTGATCCACCTCAAGGACATCGTGAAGGGCGGCATCAAGGAGCGGTTCGCCGAGCTGCGGCGGATGGGGATCAAGACGGTGATGATCACCGGCGACAATCCCCTGACGGCCGCGGCGGTGGCGGCCGAGGCGGGCGTGGACGACTTCCTGGCCCAGGCCAAGCCCGAGGACAAGATGGCGCTGATCAAGCGCGAGCAGGCCGGCGGCCGCCTGGTCGCCATGACCGGCGACGGCACCAACGACGCGCCGGCTCTCGCCCAGGCGGACGTCGCGGTGGCGATGAACACCGGCACCCAGGCGGCCAAGGAAGCCGGGAACCTGATCGACCTCGACTCCAACCCGACCAAGCTCATCGAGGTGGTGGAGATCGGGAAGCAGCTGCTGATCACCCGCGGCGCCCTGACCACCTTCTCGATCGCCAACGACGTGGCGAAGTACTTCGCGATCATCCCCGCGATGTTCCTCGCGACCTACCCCGCGCTCCAGGCGCTCAACGTGATGCGCCTGCACTCGGCACAGTCGGCGATTCTCTCGGCCGTGGTGTTCAACGCGCTCATCATCATCGCGCTGATTCCGCTGGCCCTGAGGGGCGTGCGGTGGCGCCCGGCCCCCGCGGCCGACATCCTGCGCCGCAACCTGTGGATCTACGGCGTCGGCGGGATCCTGATCCCGTTCGCCGGAATCAAGGCCCTGGACGTGCTCCTCACCCTGCTCCATCTGGCGTAG
- a CDS encoding sensor histidine kinase KdpD gives MSDGRPDPEALLARLREEEREAGLGRLKIFFGASPGVGKTYAMLEAARARAKEGVDVVVGVVETHGRPETAALLEGLPTLPRRSVEYHGITLQEFDLDAALARHPGLLLVDELAHSNAPGSRHAKRWQDVEELLAAGIDVYSTLNVQHIESLNDVVAQITRVTVRETLPDAVFDQADEIELADLSADDLLARLRQGRVYVPEQAAAAIERFFRKGNLIALRELTLRRAAERVDAQMRGYMRDAGIHSTWPAGDRLLVCIGPNPDGARLVRAGKRMATGLKCEWRVVHVERPGERVSPGDRDALLGNLRLAESLGAVTASLSGQSAADAILEYARQHNVTKIVIGKPTHPRWRDKLYGSTLDQLVRGSGDVDVYAISGDVSARPRRRAGGGRRSPAGEYLRAGLIVAVATALAALVFRLLSVTDVAMVYLLGVVLVASRYGRGPSLSAALLSIALFDYFFVPPYHTFAVSDVRYVVTFAVMLVIALVMSALTLRIRAQAETARAREGDTATLYAMSRDLAATRGRGELVAAAERHLASALGAQVQVLLPNEAGRVEIPVGAGSAYPMDEKERSVAQWVFDHRQPAGIGTDTLPAARARYVPLEGSAGTIGVMGVRPDDPRRLQDPALVHLLEAFAAQAAGALERALLAEQAQREQVTAEAERLRTALLSSLSHDMRTPLGAITGAASSLLEDGGALSEAARRDLVQAILEESTRMNRLIGNLLDMIRVESGALEVQKEWQPLEEVVGVALIRLEQRLREHPVTVALPPDLPLLYMDGLLVEQVLVNLLENAAKYTPPGTPIEISAAASDAAVVVEVADHGPGLPAGEETRIFDKFYRVAGATSVAGVGLGLTICRGIVTAHGGRMWAENRPGGGAVFRFTIPLAGNPPASVPAEAEAS, from the coding sequence ATGAGCGACGGCCGCCCCGATCCTGAAGCCCTGCTCGCCAGGCTGCGCGAGGAGGAGCGGGAGGCCGGCCTCGGGCGCCTCAAGATCTTCTTCGGCGCCTCGCCCGGCGTGGGCAAGACCTACGCGATGCTGGAGGCGGCGCGGGCCCGGGCGAAGGAGGGGGTGGACGTCGTGGTCGGCGTGGTCGAGACCCACGGCCGGCCCGAGACCGCCGCGCTGCTGGAGGGCCTGCCGACGCTGCCGCGGCGCAGCGTCGAGTACCACGGCATCACGCTCCAGGAGTTCGATCTCGACGCCGCGCTGGCGCGCCATCCCGGCCTCCTGCTGGTGGACGAGCTGGCCCACTCCAATGCTCCCGGCTCGCGCCACGCCAAGCGCTGGCAGGACGTGGAAGAGCTGCTGGCCGCGGGCATCGACGTCTACAGCACGCTGAACGTCCAGCACATCGAGAGTCTCAACGACGTGGTGGCCCAGATCACCCGGGTCACGGTGCGCGAGACGCTGCCCGACGCCGTGTTCGACCAGGCGGACGAGATCGAGCTGGCCGACCTGTCGGCCGACGACCTGCTGGCGCGGTTGAGGCAGGGCAGGGTCTACGTGCCGGAGCAGGCCGCGGCGGCCATCGAGCGGTTCTTCCGCAAGGGGAACCTGATCGCGCTGCGCGAGCTGACGCTGCGGCGCGCGGCCGAGCGGGTGGACGCGCAGATGCGCGGCTACATGCGGGATGCCGGCATTCACTCGACCTGGCCGGCCGGCGATCGGCTGCTGGTGTGCATCGGGCCGAACCCGGACGGCGCGCGGCTGGTGCGGGCGGGCAAGCGCATGGCCACCGGCCTGAAGTGCGAGTGGCGGGTCGTGCACGTGGAGCGCCCCGGCGAGCGGGTGTCGCCCGGGGACCGCGACGCCCTGCTGGGCAATCTCCGGCTGGCCGAGTCGCTCGGCGCCGTGACCGCCTCGCTCAGCGGCCAGAGCGCCGCCGACGCGATCCTGGAGTACGCCCGCCAGCACAACGTCACCAAGATCGTGATCGGCAAGCCGACGCATCCGCGCTGGCGCGACAAGCTGTACGGCTCCACGCTCGACCAGCTGGTGCGGGGGAGCGGCGACGTGGACGTGTACGCCATCAGCGGCGACGTCTCGGCGCGGCCCCGGCGCCGCGCGGGCGGCGGCCGCCGCTCGCCGGCCGGCGAGTACCTGCGGGCCGGCCTCATCGTGGCCGTGGCCACGGCGCTGGCGGCCCTCGTGTTCCGGCTCCTGTCGGTCACGGACGTGGCGATGGTCTACCTGCTCGGCGTGGTGCTGGTGGCGTCCCGCTACGGCCGCGGACCGTCGCTCTCCGCCGCGCTGCTCAGCATCGCGCTGTTCGACTACTTCTTCGTGCCGCCGTACCACACGTTCGCCGTGTCGGACGTCCGCTACGTCGTGACCTTCGCGGTGATGCTGGTGATCGCGCTGGTGATGAGCGCGCTCACGCTCCGGATCCGCGCGCAGGCGGAGACCGCGCGGGCCCGCGAGGGCGACACGGCGACGCTGTACGCCATGAGCCGGGACCTGGCCGCCACCCGGGGACGCGGGGAGCTGGTGGCCGCGGCGGAGCGGCACCTGGCCAGCGCCCTCGGGGCGCAGGTGCAGGTCCTCCTGCCGAACGAGGCCGGGCGGGTGGAGATCCCGGTCGGGGCCGGGTCCGCGTATCCGATGGACGAGAAGGAGCGCAGCGTCGCGCAGTGGGTGTTCGATCACCGGCAGCCGGCGGGCATCGGCACGGACACGCTGCCGGCGGCCCGGGCGCGCTACGTGCCGCTGGAGGGATCGGCGGGCACCATCGGCGTCATGGGGGTGCGGCCGGACGACCCGCGGCGGCTCCAGGATCCGGCGCTGGTGCACCTGCTCGAGGCCTTCGCGGCGCAGGCCGCCGGGGCGCTGGAGCGGGCGCTGCTGGCCGAGCAGGCGCAGCGCGAGCAGGTCACGGCGGAAGCCGAGCGGCTGCGCACGGCGCTGCTGAGCAGCCTGTCGCACGACATGCGCACGCCGCTCGGCGCCATCACGGGCGCGGCGAGCAGCCTGCTGGAGGACGGCGGCGCCCTCTCGGAGGCGGCGCGGCGCGACCTCGTCCAGGCCATCCTCGAGGAATCCACGCGCATGAACCGGCTGATCGGGAACCTGCTCGACATGATCCGGGTGGAGAGCGGCGCGCTGGAGGTGCAGAAGGAATGGCAGCCGCTGGAGGAGGTGGTGGGCGTGGCGCTCATCCGGCTCGAGCAGCGGCTGCGCGAGCATCCGGTCACGGTCGCGCTCCCGCCGGACCTGCCGCTGCTGTACATGGACGGGCTGCTGGTCGAGCAGGTGCTGGTGAACCTGCTGGAGAACGCGGCCAAGTACACCCCGCCCGGCACGCCGATCGAGATCTCGGCCGCCGCGAGCGATGCCGCGGTGGTCGTCGAGGTCGCCGACCACGGCCCGGGTCTTCCGGCCGGGGAGGAGACCCGAATCTTCGACAAGTTCTACCGGGTCGCCGGCGCCACGTCGGTCGCCGGGGTGGGGTTGGGACTCACCATCTGCCGGGGCATCGTGACCGCACACGGCGGCCGGATGTGGGCCGAGAACCGCCCGGGCGGCGGCGCCGTGTTCCGCTTCACCATCCCGCTCGCCGGCAATCCGCCCGCGAGCGTTCCCGCCGAGGCCGAGGCGAGTTAG
- a CDS encoding outer membrane beta-barrel protein has translation MRPSIVLLFTVGFASFLARSASAQAAAAGDTTHPGAPAADTTPARAPFAFADFTWLQGNPRQTVSVLDSKYFTGEFRLDASYIGDFNRPADHTLVGTSESGRTGEVQVQQLGVGGDFHTEHAIGRLMTQFGMYSTMTPRNDASPARGQWDLADAYRYISEAYGGYHWNKWNGINFEAGIFMSYVGLFGYYNFDNWAYQPSYVSSNTPWFFNGMRVQIFPSDKLKIEPWLINGWQSYGMFNQVPGLGLQVLWRPNGSVSVLSNSYYGYDWLGIPGRARVHSDNSVQLKYLDRPGSFPDKGAFSLTVDAGCENGGGVSCTGTALGPKQAFLGFMFYNRFWFAKDIYAVTLGGGAMTNPGRYLVLMPPINGATAFSGTPYFTENPGDQFTAWDASVTLDYMPDQFVTFRMEFDHRHASVPYFAGPGGVTPPGGNQGAPGSSVSNWAPDLRNTENRINCAVLVKL, from the coding sequence ATGCGTCCGTCCATCGTGCTGCTGTTCACCGTCGGTTTCGCTTCGTTCCTGGCCAGGAGCGCGTCGGCCCAGGCCGCCGCGGCGGGCGACACCACCCACCCGGGCGCGCCCGCGGCCGACACCACGCCGGCCAGGGCTCCGTTCGCCTTCGCCGATTTCACCTGGCTGCAGGGCAACCCGCGGCAGACCGTGTCGGTGCTCGACTCGAAGTACTTCACGGGTGAGTTCCGGCTCGACGCCTCGTACATCGGGGACTTCAACCGTCCGGCCGACCATACGCTGGTCGGCACCAGCGAAAGCGGGCGCACCGGCGAGGTCCAGGTGCAGCAGCTCGGCGTCGGCGGCGACTTCCACACCGAGCACGCGATCGGCCGGCTGATGACCCAGTTCGGCATGTACTCGACGATGACGCCGCGCAACGACGCCAGCCCCGCGCGGGGCCAGTGGGACCTGGCCGACGCGTACCGCTACATCTCGGAGGCGTACGGCGGCTACCACTGGAACAAGTGGAACGGGATCAACTTCGAGGCCGGCATCTTCATGTCGTACGTGGGGCTGTTCGGCTATTACAACTTCGACAACTGGGCGTACCAGCCCTCCTATGTCTCGAGCAACACCCCCTGGTTCTTCAACGGGATGCGGGTCCAGATCTTCCCGAGCGACAAGCTGAAGATCGAGCCGTGGCTCATCAACGGCTGGCAGTCGTACGGCATGTTCAACCAGGTGCCGGGCCTCGGCCTGCAGGTGCTGTGGCGGCCGAACGGATCGGTGTCGGTGCTGTCCAACAGCTACTACGGCTACGACTGGCTCGGCATTCCGGGACGGGCGCGGGTGCACAGCGACAACAGCGTGCAGCTCAAGTACCTCGACCGGCCCGGGAGCTTCCCCGACAAGGGGGCGTTCTCGCTCACGGTGGACGCGGGCTGCGAGAACGGCGGGGGCGTGAGCTGCACCGGCACGGCCCTGGGTCCGAAGCAGGCCTTCCTCGGGTTCATGTTCTACAACCGCTTCTGGTTCGCGAAGGACATCTACGCCGTGACCCTGGGCGGCGGCGCGATGACCAACCCGGGGCGCTACCTGGTGCTGATGCCGCCCATCAACGGGGCGACCGCGTTTTCGGGGACGCCGTACTTCACGGAGAATCCGGGGGACCAGTTCACCGCCTGGGACGCCTCGGTCACGCTGGATTATATGCCCGACCAGTTCGTGACCTTCCGGATGGAGTTCGACCACCGCCACGCCAGCGTGCCCTACTTCGCCGGGCCGGGCGGGGTCACGCCTCCGGGCGGCAACCAGGGCGCGCCGGGCTCGAGCGTCAGCAACTGGGCGCCGGACCTCAGGAACACGGAGAACCGGATCAACTGCGCGGTGCTGGTCAAGCTCTGA
- a CDS encoding GNAT family N-acetyltransferase, translating to MASDKRLGDLQLRVRRIHRRDLNRVWEFLKRTFRDVNRETVEYQRPRLKRHFLDVYEDESVEQLLFELVAESGAEIVGYAECAFGVAGADNWINEAYFEKREMRPLFVDELAVHPSYQGRGIGGFILEQLDHLARVRGCTHLVLEVAENNETALHFYRSRNFYRLDAAVFLAKKVPGEAELLPPRRLRRGRAAARPRHDGR from the coding sequence ATGGCGAGTGACAAACGACTGGGAGACCTCCAGCTGCGGGTCCGCCGGATCCACCGCCGGGACCTCAACCGCGTGTGGGAGTTCCTGAAGCGGACGTTCCGGGACGTCAACCGCGAGACGGTCGAGTACCAGCGGCCCCGCCTCAAGCGGCACTTCCTGGACGTGTACGAGGACGAGTCGGTCGAACAGCTCCTCTTCGAGCTGGTCGCGGAGTCGGGCGCGGAGATCGTCGGGTACGCCGAATGCGCCTTCGGGGTCGCCGGCGCCGACAACTGGATCAACGAGGCCTACTTCGAGAAGCGGGAGATGCGCCCGCTGTTCGTGGACGAGCTGGCCGTTCACCCGTCGTACCAGGGGCGCGGCATCGGCGGCTTCATCCTCGAGCAGCTGGACCACCTGGCGCGGGTGCGGGGCTGCACCCACCTCGTCCTCGAGGTGGCGGAGAACAACGAGACGGCGCTCCACTTCTACCGGTCCCGCAACTTCTACCGGCTGGATGCCGCGGTCTTCCTCGCCAAGAAGGTGCCGGGCGAGGCGGAGCTGCTCCCGCCGCGCCGGCTGCGGCGCGGCCGGGCCGCCGCCCGGCCCCGGCACGACGGCCGCTGA
- a CDS encoding response regulator has translation MSDVAPTVLVIEDEAQMRRFLKASLEAHDYRLVEAVTAREGLAQAAGRNPDVILLDLGLPDMDGIELTRRVREWSRVPVIVISARGREQDKIAALDAGADDYLTKPFGLGELLARLRVALRHVAEDGGAEPVFVVGDLKVDLGARLVFRREREVHLTPIEYKLLATLVRHAGKVLTHRLLLKEVWGPNAVEHTHYVRVYMTQLRHKLEDDPSRPKYLVTESGVGYRLKVE, from the coding sequence ATGAGCGACGTCGCGCCGACGGTGCTGGTGATCGAGGACGAGGCCCAGATGCGACGCTTCCTCAAGGCGTCGCTGGAAGCCCACGACTACCGCCTGGTCGAGGCCGTCACGGCCCGCGAGGGGCTCGCCCAGGCCGCGGGCCGCAACCCCGACGTGATCCTGCTCGACCTCGGGCTGCCCGACATGGACGGGATCGAGCTGACCCGGCGGGTGCGCGAGTGGTCCCGCGTCCCGGTCATCGTGATCTCGGCCCGGGGCCGGGAGCAGGACAAGATCGCGGCGCTCGACGCTGGCGCCGACGACTACCTCACCAAGCCGTTCGGCCTGGGGGAGCTGCTGGCCCGCCTGCGGGTGGCGCTGCGCCACGTCGCCGAGGACGGCGGCGCGGAGCCGGTGTTCGTCGTGGGCGACCTCAAGGTGGACCTCGGCGCGCGGCTGGTGTTCCGCCGGGAGCGGGAGGTCCATCTCACCCCGATCGAGTACAAGCTGCTCGCCACGCTGGTGCGCCACGCGGGCAAGGTGCTCACCCACCGGCTGCTGCTGAAGGAGGTGTGGGGCCCGAACGCCGTGGAGCACACCCACTACGTCCGCGTGTACATGACGCAGCTCCGCCACAAGCTGGAGGACGATCCGTCGCGGCCGAAGTACCTGGTGACGGAATCCGGGGTGGGATACCGGCTGAAGGTGGAGTAG